The following proteins are co-located in the Streptomyces sp. NBC_00435 genome:
- a CDS encoding carbohydrate ABC transporter permease, with translation MSSSPAARRGGRLTYGVLVCAVLVSAFPLYWTLVAASRSNADLARPMPALLPGPRLVANLQAVLDEADIGKALLNSLIVSSGITVGTVLCSTLAGFAFAKLRFRGRGALLGTVVASMMIPPQLGVIPLFMLIVKLHWVNQLQAVVLPGLVSAFGVFFMRQFLAQSLPDELIEAARVDGASYARVFWSIVVPVARPAMAVLGLLTFMTAWNDFFWPVVALSSQEPTVQVALRQLGGGYVHDQSVIMAGTLLGTLPVLLVFGLLGRQIVGGIMQGAVKG, from the coding sequence ATGAGTTCCTCACCCGCAGCCCGGCGCGGTGGCCGGCTGACCTACGGGGTGCTGGTCTGCGCGGTCCTGGTCTCGGCGTTCCCGCTGTACTGGACCCTGGTCGCGGCGAGCCGCTCCAATGCCGATCTGGCGCGGCCGATGCCCGCGCTGCTGCCCGGGCCCCGGCTGGTGGCCAACCTCCAGGCGGTCCTGGACGAGGCGGACATCGGCAAGGCCCTCCTCAACTCCCTGATCGTGTCCAGTGGGATCACCGTCGGCACGGTGCTGTGCTCCACGCTCGCCGGTTTCGCCTTCGCCAAGCTGCGTTTCCGGGGGCGCGGTGCGCTGCTGGGCACCGTGGTCGCGTCGATGATGATCCCGCCGCAGCTGGGAGTGATCCCGCTGTTCATGCTGATCGTGAAGCTGCACTGGGTGAACCAACTCCAGGCGGTCGTGCTGCCCGGGCTGGTCTCCGCCTTCGGTGTGTTCTTCATGCGGCAGTTCCTCGCGCAGTCGCTGCCGGACGAGCTGATCGAGGCGGCCCGGGTCGACGGGGCCTCGTACGCGCGCGTCTTCTGGTCGATCGTGGTGCCGGTGGCCCGGCCGGCCATGGCCGTGCTCGGTCTGCTGACCTTCATGACGGCCTGGAACGACTTCTTCTGGCCGGTGGTCGCACTGTCCTCGCAGGAGCCGACCGTGCAGGTGGCGCTGCGGCAGCTGGGCGGCGGATACGTCCACGACCAGTCCGTGATCATGGCCGGCACGCTGCTCGGGACCCTGCCCGTACTGCTGGTCTTCGGACTGCTCGGCCGGCAGATCGTGGGCGGCATCATGCAGGGCGCGGTCAAGGGCTGA
- a CDS encoding response regulator transcription factor, translating into MRAVIAEDSVLLRIGLVKVLEMAGFEVAAETGDAEALLAAVDEHRPQLALVDVRMPPGFTDEGVRAALMIRQQSPATAVLLLSQYVEERYAADLLAVPSGAGIGYLLKQRVADVEEFIETLRRVAGGGTALDPQVVAQLLVRRGGGPDPLERLTPREREVLALMAEGRSNTGIATELVVSESAVAKHINSIFAKLDLPVADGDHRRVLAVLRFLDGTP; encoded by the coding sequence GTGCGGGCCGTGATCGCCGAGGACTCCGTCCTGCTGCGCATCGGACTGGTCAAAGTCCTCGAAATGGCGGGATTCGAGGTGGCCGCCGAAACCGGCGACGCAGAAGCCCTCCTCGCCGCCGTCGACGAGCACCGGCCCCAACTCGCCCTAGTGGACGTCCGGATGCCACCCGGATTCACCGACGAAGGCGTCCGCGCCGCCCTCATGATCAGGCAGCAGAGCCCCGCAACGGCCGTCCTGCTCCTCTCCCAGTACGTCGAGGAGCGCTACGCCGCGGACCTGCTGGCAGTCCCGAGCGGCGCGGGCATCGGCTACCTCCTCAAACAACGCGTCGCCGACGTCGAGGAGTTCATCGAAACCCTGCGCCGGGTCGCCGGCGGCGGGACCGCACTGGACCCGCAGGTCGTGGCCCAGCTCCTGGTGCGCCGCGGCGGCGGCCCCGACCCGCTCGAACGCCTCACCCCGCGCGAGCGCGAGGTCCTGGCCCTGATGGCGGAAGGCCGCTCCAACACCGGGATCGCCACCGAACTCGTCGTGAGCGAGAGCGCCGTGGCCAAACACATCAACAGCATCTTCGCCAAGCTCGACCTGCCCGTGGCCGACGGCGACCACCGCCGGGTCCTCGCCGTCCTGCGCTTCCTGGACGGCACCCCGTGA
- a CDS encoding GH1 family beta-glucosidase translates to MTTVDGARATGAALRFPPGFRWGTATAAYQIEGAAALDGRTPSIWDTFSRIPGKVLGGDTGDTAADHYHRMAEDVGLMKRLGMSDYRFSVAWPRVQPTGRGPAAQRGLDFYRRLVDALLEAGIRPVATLYHWDLPQELEDAGGWPHRDTAERFAEYAGRVAGALGDRVASWTTLNEPWCAAFLGYASGVHAPGRTEPGASLRAAHHLNLAHGLGVRALRAALPRSAEVSLTLNAHAVRPLTDSAADLDAARRIDAVGNRIFLDPVFHGRLPPDLVRDTAALTDWSFVRDGDLAVTAEPIDWLGLNYYSPTVVAAAGPGTPPGDPAPSPWPGAEGRVRFLPAPGPRTAMDWPVDPGGLYELLTRLRDELPGVPLLITENGAAYGDYADPEGAVHDPERIAYLRGHLAAVHRAISDGADVRGYFVWSLLDNFEWAYGYSKRFGIVHVDFATQRRTPKDSARWYAEVIARGGLAP, encoded by the coding sequence ATGACCACAGTCGACGGGGCCCGCGCCACGGGGGCCGCGCTCCGCTTTCCCCCCGGGTTCCGGTGGGGCACGGCGACGGCCGCCTATCAGATCGAGGGCGCGGCCGCGCTGGACGGCCGTACACCCTCGATCTGGGACACCTTCAGTCGGATCCCGGGCAAGGTCCTGGGCGGGGACACCGGGGACACGGCTGCCGACCACTACCACCGGATGGCCGAGGACGTGGGCCTGATGAAGCGGCTGGGCATGAGCGACTACCGCTTCTCGGTGGCCTGGCCCAGGGTGCAGCCCACCGGACGGGGCCCCGCCGCGCAGCGCGGGCTCGACTTCTACCGGCGGCTGGTGGACGCGCTGCTGGAGGCCGGGATCCGGCCGGTGGCCACGCTCTACCACTGGGACCTGCCCCAGGAACTGGAGGACGCCGGCGGGTGGCCGCACCGCGACACGGCGGAGCGGTTCGCCGAGTACGCGGGCCGTGTCGCGGGGGCGCTCGGGGACCGGGTGGCGAGCTGGACCACGCTCAACGAGCCGTGGTGCGCGGCCTTCCTCGGCTACGCCTCGGGTGTGCACGCGCCCGGCCGCACGGAGCCCGGGGCATCGTTGCGGGCCGCTCACCATCTCAACCTGGCCCACGGGCTGGGCGTACGGGCGCTGCGCGCGGCGCTGCCCCGGTCGGCGGAGGTCTCGCTGACCCTGAACGCGCACGCGGTGCGGCCGCTGACGGACTCGGCCGCCGATCTGGACGCGGCGCGGCGGATCGACGCGGTGGGGAACCGGATCTTCCTCGATCCGGTGTTCCACGGGCGGCTTCCGCCGGATCTCGTCCGTGATACCGCGGCGCTCACGGACTGGTCCTTCGTCCGGGACGGCGATCTGGCCGTGACCGCAGAGCCGATCGACTGGCTGGGCCTGAACTACTACTCCCCCACGGTGGTCGCGGCCGCCGGCCCGGGCACCCCGCCGGGGGATCCGGCGCCGTCCCCCTGGCCCGGGGCGGAGGGCCGTGTACGGTTCCTGCCCGCGCCGGGGCCCCGTACGGCGATGGACTGGCCCGTGGATCCGGGCGGGCTGTACGAGCTGCTGACGCGGCTGCGCGACGAGCTGCCCGGCGTACCGCTGCTGATCACGGAGAACGGCGCGGCGTACGGGGACTACGCCGATCCCGAGGGGGCGGTGCACGATCCGGAGCGCATCGCCTATCTGCGGGGGCATCTGGCCGCCGTGCACCGGGCGATCTCCGACGGGGCGGACGTGCGCGGGTACTTCGTGTGGTCGCTGCTGGACAATTTCGAGTGGGCGTACGGCTACAGCAAGCGGTTCGGCATCGTCCACGTCGACTTCGCGACGCAGCGGCGCACGCCGAAGGACAGTGCCCGCTGGTACGCGGAGGTCATCGCCCGGGGCGGACTCGCACCGTGA
- a CDS encoding carbohydrate ABC transporter permease: MTRTARKALAPYAFVAPFFTLFAAFGLFPLLYTAYVSVYRVELQNPGEMQWRGLDNYTALFTDPFFWTALRNTFTIGALSTVPQLLIALGLAHVLNYRLRARTFFRTALLLPYATSVAAASLIFAQLFGRDFGLVNTLLGLVGFDPVDWQTGTAASQIAVSSIVVWRWTGYNTLIYLAGMQSIPGELYEASEVDGASKWQQFLHVTLPGLRPTIVFTVVVSTIGATQLFGEPLLFEGSVSGGISHQYQTLGLYMYEQGWGFFHLGRAAAIAWVMFLLIVALVGVNALFARRRSLKEAGR, encoded by the coding sequence GTGACCCGTACCGCCCGCAAGGCCCTCGCCCCGTACGCCTTCGTCGCACCCTTCTTCACCCTCTTCGCCGCCTTCGGGCTGTTCCCGCTCCTCTATACGGCCTACGTCTCCGTCTACCGCGTCGAGCTGCAGAACCCCGGCGAGATGCAGTGGCGGGGCCTGGACAACTACACCGCCCTGTTCACCGATCCGTTCTTCTGGACGGCCCTGCGCAACACCTTCACCATCGGCGCGCTCTCCACGGTGCCGCAGCTGCTGATCGCCCTGGGCCTGGCCCACGTCCTCAACTATCGGCTGCGGGCCCGGACCTTCTTCCGCACCGCGCTGCTGCTGCCGTACGCGACCTCCGTGGCCGCGGCGTCACTGATCTTCGCGCAGCTCTTCGGACGGGACTTCGGGCTCGTCAACACCCTTCTGGGGCTGGTCGGTTTCGATCCGGTGGACTGGCAGACGGGGACGGCGGCCTCGCAGATCGCCGTCTCGTCCATCGTGGTGTGGCGCTGGACCGGCTACAACACGCTGATCTACCTGGCGGGCATGCAGTCCATCCCCGGCGAGCTGTACGAGGCGTCCGAGGTCGACGGGGCTTCGAAGTGGCAGCAGTTCCTCCACGTGACGCTGCCCGGACTGCGCCCCACCATCGTGTTCACGGTCGTGGTCTCCACCATCGGCGCCACCCAGCTCTTCGGGGAGCCGCTGCTCTTCGAGGGCTCCGTGTCCGGGGGCATCTCCCACCAGTACCAGACACTCGGCCTGTACATGTACGAGCAGGGCTGGGGCTTCTTCCACCTGGGCCGGGCGGCGGCGATCGCCTGGGTGATGTTCCTGCTGATCGTGGCGCTGGTCGGGGTCAACGCCCTCTTCGCGCGCCGCCGTTCCCTCAAGGAGGCCGGCCGATGA
- a CDS encoding sensor histidine kinase encodes MESSGALRRALGWAAAHAPWSAWAWRNTAFTAAAIPPALPLALGFLLLLTAPGHSPVPLLLVVALSPFLTALQRDRCWSLLGIDIPPVVREHPLRSFRGLTERLRSEATWRQYGYHFLVSPLAALGGGVLVLTWAVGAVCATVYAWSWALPGTTGPGWTRQYDVLTAVGGLLLLAAPWFAALLGRLDSGAALALLGPNRARELERRVEDLAESRAGVLDAADLERRRIERDLHDGAQQRLVALAMNLGIARATLPGLPSEAKAVIDEAHREAKEAIEELSSLVRGLHPAVLEDRGLDAALSGIAARAPLPVELTVDLPARPDPTVEAVAYFVVSEALANVAKHASASRCSVLVTRTANDVLRLTVTDDGVGGADPAAGTGLTGLRKRVGSVDGNIMIDSPRGGPTTVTVELPCGP; translated from the coding sequence ATGGAAAGTTCCGGCGCGCTGCGGCGCGCACTCGGCTGGGCCGCGGCGCACGCGCCCTGGTCCGCATGGGCCTGGCGCAACACCGCCTTCACGGCGGCGGCGATCCCGCCCGCCCTACCGCTCGCGCTCGGCTTCCTGCTCCTGCTCACCGCCCCCGGGCACAGCCCCGTCCCGCTGCTCCTCGTCGTGGCACTGTCCCCGTTCCTCACCGCCCTGCAGCGCGACCGCTGCTGGTCGCTGCTCGGCATCGACATACCGCCCGTGGTCCGTGAACACCCCCTGCGCAGCTTCCGCGGACTGACCGAGCGGCTGCGCTCCGAGGCGACCTGGCGCCAGTACGGCTACCACTTCCTGGTCAGCCCGCTCGCTGCCCTCGGCGGCGGCGTGCTGGTCCTCACCTGGGCCGTCGGCGCGGTCTGCGCCACCGTCTACGCGTGGTCCTGGGCCCTGCCCGGGACCACCGGACCCGGCTGGACCCGCCAGTACGACGTGCTGACCGCGGTCGGGGGCCTCCTCCTGCTCGCCGCACCCTGGTTCGCGGCCCTCCTGGGCCGGCTCGACTCCGGCGCGGCCCTCGCGCTCCTGGGTCCCAACCGGGCCCGTGAACTGGAACGCCGCGTCGAGGACCTCGCCGAGAGCCGGGCCGGCGTCCTGGACGCCGCCGATCTCGAACGCCGCCGCATCGAGCGGGACCTGCACGACGGAGCCCAGCAGCGACTGGTCGCCCTCGCCATGAACCTGGGCATAGCCCGCGCCACCCTCCCCGGACTGCCCTCCGAAGCCAAGGCCGTGATCGACGAGGCACACCGGGAGGCGAAGGAGGCCATAGAGGAACTGAGCAGCCTCGTACGGGGACTGCACCCGGCCGTCCTGGAGGACCGGGGACTCGACGCCGCGCTCTCCGGCATCGCGGCCCGCGCCCCGCTGCCCGTCGAGCTGACGGTGGATCTCCCCGCCCGCCCGGACCCCACGGTGGAGGCCGTCGCCTACTTCGTCGTCTCCGAAGCCCTCGCCAACGTCGCCAAACACGCCAGCGCCAGCCGCTGTTCGGTCCTCGTCACCCGCACCGCCAACGACGTTCTGCGCCTCACCGTCACCGACGACGGAGTGGGCGGCGCCGACCCGGCCGCGGGCACCGGACTGACCGGCCTGCGCAAACGAGTAGGGTCGGTCGACGGAAACATCATGATCGACAGCCCCCGCGGGGGCCCGACCACCGTGACTGTGGAGCTGCCGTGCGGGCCGTGA